From a region of the Impatiens glandulifera chromosome 4, dImpGla2.1, whole genome shotgun sequence genome:
- the LOC124933846 gene encoding endonuclease 4-like, which yields MGRSDFLCAGLVILLLHLIPGILGWGKLGHYATCKIAEAYLTKGASAAVKSLLPRIAEGDLANVCAWPDQSRFRYRWSSALHYSDTPDFRCNYVFKRDCHDTKGQEKRCVTGAINNYTTQLMSYKDTYSSKRYNLTEALMFLAHFIGDVHQPLHVGFVGDLGGNTINVHWYRRRSNLHHIWDTLFIESAMKTLYSEDLGVMIKSIRKNITDGWRDELKNWGDCAKARVICPGSYASESIKLACKYVYRNATPGTTLDDDYFYSRLPIVEKRLAQGGVRLAAVLNRIFTRKSLVLQQWD from the exons ATGGGCAGGTCTGATTTCTTGTGTGCTGGACTTGTGATTCTTCTCCTTCATCTGATTCCAGGGATTCTGGGTTGGGGAAAACTGGGGCATTACGCTACCTGCAAGATTGCAGAG GCCTATCTTACTAAAGGTGCATCAGCTGCTGTGAAATCATTACTTCCTCGTATAGCCGAAGGAGATTTAGCCAATGTCTGTGCATGGCCTGATCAAAGCAGGTTCCGTTATCGCTGGAGTTCAGCTCTTCACTACAGCGACACTCCTGATTTCAGATGTAACTATGTTTTCAAAA GAGACTGTCATGACACTAAAGGACAGGAAAAAAGATGTGTTACGGGAGCCATAAATAACTACACAACGCAGCTTATGTCTTACAAAGACACTTATTCCTCAAAGAGAT ATAATCTAACAGAGGCATTGATGTTCTTAGCTCATTTCATAGGAGATGTTCATCag CCTCTACATGTTGGTTTTGTTGGCGATCTAGGAGGAAACACCATCAATGTACATTGGTACAGGAGGAGATCTAATTTGCATCAT ATATGGGATACTCTATTCATAGAGTCTGCAATGAAGACACTCTACTCAGAAGATCTTGGTGTCATGATCAAGTCGATTCGAAAGAACATTACT GATGGATGGCGGGATGAGTTAAAGAACTGGGGAGATTGCGCGAAGGCTAGAGTTATTTGTCCAGGCTC GTATGCATCTGAGAGTATTAAATTGGCTTGCAAATATGTCTACAGAAATGCTACGCCAGGAACCACCTTAGACg ACGATTACTTCTATTCGCGGCTGCCTATCGTGGAGAAGAGGCTCGCCCAAGGTGGGGTTCGTCTAGCAGCAGTTCTTAACCGCATCTTCACTCGTAAATCATTGGTTTTGCAACAGTGGGACTAA